GATGGGCAGGTGCGGCGCTGCGTGCCCGGTTGGTACCTGCTGTGTCCCCCAGGCCACGGGGTGGACGTGCGTCCTTTCCACCACTGCTGTGGCCGGCAGCTGGCTCAGCGGTGCTGGGGCGCCCACGGGGCTCCTCGATGGCGGgtgtgggagctgggctgctgggggTTGGTGCAGTGGCAACGGTGGTGGCGGCGGTGGTGGCGGcggcggtggtggtggtgatggtggtggtggcgGCGGTGGTGAAGATGCTGGGCAGCGTGCTGCTCTCCAGGGAGTCCTCCTCACCCGTGGGGCCCCAGACGATGACCTCGGGCAGCGCCGTGGGCCGCCCATCACGTGGGGCGAAGCCACGGCCCCGCAGCTGTCGCCGGGTGCGGGGCAGGGGGACagggggcgggcggcgggcgcggGGGGCACACGGCCAGGGGGGGCTGGGGCGCCGGGGCTCCTCGCTGCCCCCCGTGCTCCACAGCACACCACGGGGCAGTCTGTGCCGCTGTGCCGACCGTGGCGAGAGACGGGTCCCGGCAGGCTCGCAGCTGGCAAGGTCCATGGCGAGGTGGAACATGGCTATCAACATCCAAGCATGGCTTCCTAGCGGGCAACCTGACCTGCAGATAGAGACAGAGAGAGTTAGAAAGCAGGAGAGCACGGGCAGCACGACCAACCCCTTTCACAAACTGCGGAGCAACACTCATCAGCCCAGCCACGTCCGACCCAGCGACACTCCCAACCCCATCAGCACCGGGACAGGACactgccacctccctgccacCCCAAATGGCATCGCAGGACGCCCCAGCCACCTgctccccttcctgctgcccacGTGGTAACAGCACAGACAGCGAGAGCAACATCAAAGCCAAGGCTGCACGCGAGAAGAGCAGTACGGGTGTCCTCCCATCCTTCCATCTCCATCAGGAGCAGCCGGGGGAGCCGGCCCAGGGGACCCAGCCCTCCCTCATTTAAGGGCTCTGGGCACAGCGATGCCAGCAGGGAGCTCACGGCGGGCGGCGGGACCGACCGCTCAATGAGAGCGAGCGCGTGAGAGTACACGTACGCTCGCTTCAGCATGTGTAACCCACTTCTCATTAATCAGGTCGCAGTGACTCAAAAGCAGCGCTCGCTCTTCCCAGGCGCAGGGCTGGGCATGCAGCACTGAGCCCCAGCGTGTGCCGGCTGCGAGCGAGGAGCAAAGCCCCGAACGCGGCAGGGAATGACGAGCAGGCGCTCGGCTGCAGATCAAATGGAAATCACACTGAACTGTCAGCGGgttaattatttcaaattttgctttgatGTAAAGTGCCACCATTATTTCCTGTCaaatctctctttcttctccagtcGCCGTGTAAAGTTCTGCTCTAACTCACGGCTCCCCCTGTGATGTTCGCTCATGTGCAGCGCAGTGTTTCGCTGTAAGAAAACACCTGAGATacacagggtttttttttttctctttttttttttttatttttttcaggccAAAGCCCAGAAATCTTCACTCCATTTTATTCAGCTTTCACACGAGAAAGACTTTTGTCGAACTCAGCAGGAGTTAATGAGAGCTTTATATGCCTAAATAGACTAATCCTCCGCAGCGCTACACCCCGTAAAGCCATTGGTAGCACTACAAAATGTGCATCTGGTTGACAGAAGAATTTGTATACTCCCTCCGTGCGTGAGCAAATGAAGCCAATGGAGATGACCTGGATACTCTGAGGCGCAGTCTTTTTCTGTTCaaagcatctattttttttctccctccctaattggctatatatatatttttttttttccgaagcataacagcatttattttggggaggaaaaaggcGATGCGCGGAAAGAGCgcagaaggagaaagggaagagccAGAAACAGACGACAGAAACCAAAATAGTTCAGGCTGGGGGAGGAAGAATTTCAAgatgttagaaaataaaaataaaaatacaacgCGGTACCAACTACATTGTCAGCGCGTTTCtcacagggcagcagagctgggtgcagcACCAGCGCCCGCTCCCGTGCCCTCGGTCTGGGTGGCACCTTCTCCCCACCCATGGGTGCCGCAGGTTTGTAAAGGGGACCAGGGGCATCTGCAGTCCTGCACCAGCTTCGTGGCGTGAGATTTCGGGAGCTGAGCTGCACGCTCACCCACGGCGTGGAAGCGAGAGGATTTTGGAacagagagcagccccatgCGCTGCGCTGCAGGCACAGAGAAGCCAGAAGTCGGACGTCCGGGCATGCAGAGAGCACTAAGAACAGGTTCTCCTGAGCAATGCTCACATCCACGCTGTCACTCCAGCGGGCGTCACGCTCCGTTTTAGCCTCTGCCCAACTCCCCGGTACGACCTGAAATTTCTCCTTGcggggaaggagaggagcaggcaCCCCCAGCGCGACGCTCAGCCAGCAGCGCGCTCGCAGCGCTCGGACGTGAGCGCACACACGCAGCAGCGCGCCTCGCTGCCTGCCCGCTCCTCCACGAGGAAGGAAGCAGTGCAAATGAGGCACTTTTTATTAATAACTGccaaaaaggaggagaaggaaaacgCAACCAGCCCAAACTCAGCTGTCGCTTTACGTCCCTGCTGTTGTCTTTGAGCttctcaaagacaaaatatCGCTCCCCAGCCCTTGGGGTTGGCGGCTCGCGGAGGAAAGCGCATTTCTCCCCTCTTCCCGTTTTCTACTGCTTGCTCATGACGTATCCAAGTCgcagcagcagtggcagagccccagcacaCCGCAGCACCGGGCAGCTCACAGGGCTCGGCTCCAGCCCGAGCATCACttcagtgctgccctgcagctgggggcAGACACAGCGTGCAACCCTGGGCATCGTGTGGGTCACAGCAGAAACACCGTACCCAAACACATCCAGGGACattcttcctccccacccttGCTCCCCAGGCTCATCCTGGCTTTGAGCAATGCCACTGAGACACTGTGACCCCCCGAGCATCCTCCCGGGCACCCCATGGGCTGGCATGGCCCCGGGAGTCGGGTGCTGGGTGGGAGCTGCGAGCCCAAATTCCCCCGCTGGGATTTGGTGTGCCACGCCATGCAATCTTTGGAGGGCTTTGcaacaacagaagagaaagtgtCCTTCAGAATAAATAGCAGCGTGTGGGAGTTGCCGTCGCCAAGGCAACGCAGGCGATGCGCGCTGAGCGGCGCTGGGGATGCGGCAGTGCCGGTGGCTGCGGGGGTCCCGGGGCTCTGTTGGGAGCAGCCCCACTCCATGaccccacagcagccagagGGACTGCGGATCACTGCCCCGAGCTCTAaacccagcaccctgcaggtCCCAGAGGTGACAAAACAGGGGACAGCCCAGGCAGCGGGGACACGTCTGCCCCAGAGGGCCACAATGGCACTGCCCCAAGCCAAGCTACTCCATGAAAGCCCCACACCACGGGCACGCCGAAACGCCGGACCCTCTGTGCCCCCATTCCCCCCTCGCTGGGTGCACGTCCCCGCTCGCCTCCCGGGAGCAGCAagtctctgctctgcaggctgccgGCGCGACTCGGAGGACGAACGAATCTTTGCTGATGCATCAAATGGCACAAATCCTCCTGCAACTGCTCGAGCTGCACCGCGccaggcaggaggcagaggcCGAGGAACAGCAGTGCCCTCAGTGCCACGGCCATGAGCGCTCGGTGCGCTGACAGCCACGGCACCGCCGCCTGCATGGAGACCCACGGGGCAACATTGGGATTTGGGTTGCCCCCAagcccctccctgcccccagctatttttttcccattgcaaAGGATGTCGGGGAAAGCATGGGGGGTTAAGACTTCTTCTGTCTTGCGGGGTGAATGGGAGCGTTATGCCTCAAACTCGAGGGGAAGCCCAATGAAAGTTGGGAATTTAGTCAGGAAAAGAGCGGAGCAGCAGGAAGATTTGGAACGATGGAATCCTTTCATTGCCCTCCTTGCCCAGGAACATTCCTGCCCATGTACAACAAACTCCTCCAGTGGGTTAATGGCTGCAAGAGGGCCTTATTTTCACCCGGCGAGAGAAACTCctacaaatatttatacatcCCTACTGACAGGTACAAGAGCTGTTGGCTGATTTCAATGCAACCACTCAGGTAATTACAGTGATTGCATGCACCAGGACCACGGGAGTGGgaccccagcagcagcccccaccTCGCTCCAGCAGCGTGGAGACAGAGCGAGTTGAATGGGACCACGAGCCAGAGTTTAATTTCCTGGCAGAATTAAAAACACGTAAATATTTAGTCATTtgttttccctccctttccccttgCTCTTTTGGAAAGGGCCAACTCAGACATCAGCCATAAATTTCCGCCAGTGAGATTAAATCCCTCGGTTGGAGGCAC
The sequence above is a segment of the Numida meleagris isolate 19003 breed g44 Domestic line chromosome 20, NumMel1.0, whole genome shotgun sequence genome. Coding sequences within it:
- the AJAP1 gene encoding adherens junction-associated protein 1, with the translated sequence MLIAMFHLAMDLASCEPAGTRLSPRSAQRHRLPRGVLWSTGGSEEPRRPSPPWPCAPRARRPPPVPLPRTRRQLRGRGFAPRDGRPTALPEVIVWGPTGEEDSLESSTLPSIFTTAATTTITTTTAAATTAATTVATAPTPSSPAPTPAIEEPRGRPSTAEPAAGHSSGGKDARPPRGLGDTAGLAVHQIITITVSLIMVIAALITTLVLKNCCTQSGAARRNSHQRKITQQEESCQNLTDFTPARVPSSLDIFTAYNETLQCSHECVRTPVPVYTEEALHSPGDYKATFNGNRPSSSDRHLIPVAFVSEKWFEISC